One part of the Vidua macroura isolate BioBank_ID:100142 chromosome 14, ASM2450914v1, whole genome shotgun sequence genome encodes these proteins:
- the LOC128814224 gene encoding homeobox protein CDX-1-like: MYVSYLLDKDTSMYPGSARCTSNNLPVQNFVSAPAYSDYMGYHPVPALDTHGQPAPAWGSHYGPQREDWSAYGPGPSSAVPAAHINGSSPGQGSYSSADYSALHPAAAAGLPPVDTINAQQISPNSQRHSSYEWMRKTVQSTSTGKTRTREKYRVVYTDHQRLELEKEFHYNRYITIRRKSELAANLRLSERQVKIWFQNRRAKERKLMKKKMTHFDGSSLGSLQSDSGSVSPMPVPDAQTHSEMPGSLFAAPPPPAALPMGGLQHGGSLQQVVASQ, from the exons ATGTACGTGAGCTATCTGTTGGATAAAGACACCAGCATGTATCCGGGATCCGCAAGGTGCACCAGCAACAACCTGCCCGTGCAAAACTTCGTGTCTGCTCCAGCCTACTCCGACTACATGGGATaccaccctgtgccagccctggacACCCACGGGCAGCCGGCGCCAGCCTGGGGCTCCCACTACGGCCCCCAGCGCGAGGACTGGAGCGCCTACGGCCCAGGCCCTTCCAGTGCCGTGCCCGCTGCCCACATCAATGGCTCGTCCCCTGGCCAGGGCTCCTACAGCTCTGCTGATTACAGCGCCCtgcaccctgctgctgctgcggggTTACCTCCTGTAGATACAATTAATGCCCAGCAAATCTCTCCCAACAGCCAAAGGCACAGCTCTTATGAGTGGATGAGGAAAACGGTGCAATCCACTTCCACAG GTAAAACAAGAACGAGAGAGAAGTACCGAGTGGTTTACACAGATCATCAGAGATTAGAATTAGAGAAGGAGTTTCATTACAACAGATACATTACAATCAGGAGGAAGTCTGAACTTGCTGCAAACCTAAGACTTTCCGAGAGACAG gtGAAAATCTGGTTCCAGAATCGCAGAgccaaagagagaaaattaatgaagaagaaaatgactCACTTTGACGGCAGCagtctgggctctctgcagagTGACTCTGGCTCCGTGAGCCCGATGCCAGTCCCTGACGCACAGACTCACTCGGAAATGCCCGGTTCTCTATTcgcagcgccgccgcccccggccgcTCTCCCCATGGGCGGTTTGCAGCACGGAGGGAGCCTGCAGCAGGTGGTGGCCTCGCAGTGA